GCCTGGTTGAGGGTTGCCTCGGTTTCTGCGGTTGTCGATTCCAGCAGGGTTCCTGGTTCTGGGACACTGTTTCCTAATTGAACAGAGCACCCGTTGGCCGCTGCACTCACCGCTAGGATCACCTTAGCAATACCCAAATGCTTAGCCCGGTAGCGGCACAGTACCAACCGAGATATCCACACCAGTAGGCTGTTCCAGGTACCCCTGTCCGTCTCCGTTTTCGTCATACAGACTGGTGGCAAAGTATCCACAGCGCATGTCTATTGCCTGTGGTGCGGAAGCAAAAAACAGGGTGCCGTTTTTCATGGCACAGGCAAACTCCGCCTGTTGCAACTGCTGAGGATAACGCGCCTGAATCAGCGACAGGTTTGCCTGACATTGTGAATCTCCAGCAGAACAGGTCATCGGTTTTGCAAAGGTGGGATCATTTGCCGTTAACGGCAGCGTCCCTAACCATTGCCCCGATCGCGAGCCGTTTGCTTCCGTTGGCGACCAGCAAAGAAAACTGGCTCGCTGGGGTTGTCCTGAATTTTGGTAAGGCTGAGCGATTAACGTTTCAGGGGGGCGACAGTCTGCTTCCAGCTTTGCCACCTGTTCTGGATAGAGTTGACGAACCTGAGCCAGCGTCGCCTCAGGACTGGGGCTGTAACTTAATAGCTGACCCGTCTGAGGACTGCGAGTGCCTACTTGTATGGTGCAGTTATCGGTAGTGCTGTTCACCAACAGCTTCACCGTTTGCTCGCCCCTGGTGTTGGTGTACACCGTTCCTTGCGGAATCGTTTCGGTGCTGACGGGGGTTTGGTTCATCCAAACTACATTTTGCTGGCGATCGTAGGCCCTCATTAGTGTTTGTCCGCTGGAGCTATAGACCCGTACGGTGTAGTTCGCTGCCTCGCAGAGGGCGAAGGTCGTTTCCTGAGCCATGGCTGGTTTTACCCAGAAGGATGAAGAAGCTGTCAGCGAAACAAATGCGATCGCAATGGATGGGAAAAAAGCTTTGGGTTGCATAACAGACCACACTCAACAATGAAGACAACACTTTGATATTTAGAAAATTTCTATCAAAAAAATTAAGGAGCTATAGGATTTCTACCCCTACACAAGAGGTCTAGAAGTCTTGCCAGCCAAAGATTCTACACCTGCCTCCTTTCCTAGAGATAATTGGTATGAGGAAATCTATAAAAACTTGAAGGTTTTTAGAACAATTCTGTCTTCGTGTCAGAACAAATTAGCTTAATAAACCCTAATCTTCTCTGGGCCAAGCTCCTGCTCGATATTCTGGTGTAGGAGCGAGTATTGCTTAGCCTCCTATCTATTGGTTAATTAAAGTTAATCAACTTAGTCATCTGGTTGACTGACAAAACTGTTGAAACCCTTATCCTGCCGTAGGTTGGGTTAGCGTTAGCGTAACCCAACAAAACCGTTATTGGTGTTAGGTTTCGCTTAGCTCAACACCAACCTACATCAGAACTTTTGTCAGTCAATCAACTTAGTCACACAGCCTTCTCAGTTTCAACTGAAAGCTACGGTAGAACCATAAGAACCAAATAAGATAATTATGCATTGTTCAGCCTACGGAAAATGCTAGGGAAATGCCTTCTTAGGTTGAATGGAACGCCTTGACCTGGACAGGCGAGACGCCTATCTCACAAGAGATGGCAAGGGACTTGAGAAAGCTGCACGGTGGGGGATCGGAGCAATAAAGGGCAGAAGGTTTGCCAGCAAATCAAGACCGAGGGTTTAACCCTGTTCTGGGGTTAACTTTAGCCGCTTCTTATCTTTGTCTTATGGTTCTCCCCTAGCTTGGGCATCGAAGGGCGATCGCTATTGATTAGCTAGGAAACCAAGCAGCGCAACGGTTTTCAGGCGTTAGGTGCGCAAATCATTCTACCCAACCTGCGTTCATTGCCCAAACGTACAACGTTCAAGTTATACCGATGAGTGTCTCCCCTACCCGTCAGCTGATTCACGCGACCCTGTTGTTATCCCTAATGGCGGGGAGTTCCTCCTTTCTAAGTGGGTGCAGCAGTAGCCAGTCAGAGTCAGAAGCAGCTACTCCGCCCCCTCTGGCCGTGAAGGTGCAATCGGTGGAGAATGGGACGCTGCAAAGTGTTTCTGAATTTGTGGGCACGTTGGAAGCCGCTGAACGGGTGGCATTACAACCGCAAACCAATGGGCGAGTGCAGCAGGTATTTGCGGCCAGCGGCGATCGCGTTACCCAAGGCAGCCCCATTCTGGCCCTCAGTGTTGACCAGGCCCAGGCCGATGTCGCCGGTGCCCAGGCGGGGGTTACGGTGGCCCAGGCGGGCGTGGCCACGGCTGAGGCCCAGCTGCAAACGGCCCAGGCGAACCGCTCGAAGGCCGCAGCGGAGGTGGAACTCCAGAAGTCAGAATCGGCTCGGGCCCAGGAACTGGTAGCAAAGGGAGCGATCGCCCAACGAGACGCCGAGATCGCCAAGCGCAATTTAGAGGGGGCGATCGCCGATTTGCAAGCGGCGGATGATCAGGTGAATGCCGCCCAGACCGCCGTCGCCCAAGCGAGGGCCAATGTGAGCCAGGCCCAGGCAAAGGTAAGCTCGGTTGGGGTGGGGTTGACCTATAAACAGGTAACGGCACCCATCGCTGGGGAGGTCGGCGATTTCAACGTCAAGGTGGGGGATTACGTCAGCGTCGGGCAAACCCTGACCACGCTGACCCAGAACAATACGCTGGATATGCGGATCACCGTGCCCTCTACCGAGAGCGGGCGGTTAACGGTGGGGCTACCGGTTGAGTTAATCGATCCCAACACCGGCAATCAAATCGCCACGGGCAGTATCAGCTTTGTCTCGCCGCGCATTGATGCCACCAGCCAGGGAATGCTGGCCAAAGCCCGGTTTGATAACCGACAGGGCACCCTACGCGATGGCCAGTATGTGAAGGCGAGGGTGATCTGGGGGCAGAGTTCCAAAATCATGGTGCCCCTGACCGCCGTGACCCGCATTGGCGGCCAGGGGTTTGTCTACGTGGTTGAAACCCAGGAAAAAGATGGCAAAACCGCTCAGGTCGTCACCCAGCGTCCGGTCAAACTGGGGGAGTTGCAGGGCGATCGCTACGAAATTTTGGAAGGCATCCAGACGGGCGACACCATCGCCGTGTCTAACACGCTGAAGTTA
Above is a genomic segment from Nodosilinea sp. E11 containing:
- a CDS encoding efflux RND transporter periplasmic adaptor subunit, producing MSVSPTRQLIHATLLLSLMAGSSSFLSGCSSSQSESEAATPPPLAVKVQSVENGTLQSVSEFVGTLEAAERVALQPQTNGRVQQVFAASGDRVTQGSPILALSVDQAQADVAGAQAGVTVAQAGVATAEAQLQTAQANRSKAAAEVELQKSESARAQELVAKGAIAQRDAEIAKRNLEGAIADLQAADDQVNAAQTAVAQARANVSQAQAKVSSVGVGLTYKQVTAPIAGEVGDFNVKVGDYVSVGQTLTTLTQNNTLDMRITVPSTESGRLTVGLPVELIDPNTGNQIATGSISFVSPRIDATSQGMLAKARFDNRQGTLRDGQYVKARVIWGQSSKIMVPLTAVTRIGGQGFVYVVETQEKDGKTAQVVTQRPVKLGELQGDRYEILEGIQTGDTIAVSNTLKLRNGAPVQVES